The following proteins are encoded in a genomic region of Anabas testudineus chromosome 13, fAnaTes1.2, whole genome shotgun sequence:
- the picalmb gene encoding phosphatidylinositol binding clathrin assembly protein b isoform X2, protein MSGQSITDRITAAQHSVTGSAVSKTVCKATTHEIMGPKKKHLDYLIHCTNEMNVNIPQLADSLFERTTNTSWVVVFKSLITTHHLMVYGNERFVQYLASRNTLFNLSNFLDKSGLQGYDMSTFIRRYSRYLNEKAVSYRQVAFDFTKVKRGVDGVMRTMNTEKLLKTIPIIQNQMDALLDFNVNANELTNGVINAAFMLLFKDSIRLFAAYNEGIINLLEKYFDMKKTQCKEGLDIYKKFLTRMTRISEFLKVAEQVGIDRGDIPDLSQAPSSLLEALEQHLASLEGKKVKDSTAASRASTLSNAVSSLASTGMSFTKVDEREKQAALEEEQARLKALKEQRLKELSKRPSFATTDTSPISTTGGTISTAPAIDLFSTPSCSNGAVKMESDLFDLQSTFQPSIKSGSAGLPVATAWADPFTSAEAGDDSMPNLNPFLSKLVVDATHLPVMSSDGVSFSSRTSGHEVFGDSFCGPASVAQHLPHQAPFPTEPSTVAGLFRGYSTPQAPLQQSAGALQVDFESVFGTKATGSNSLNSDDVSGGILKPTLAGSNMPSSQQPEKLVSDDLDSSLANLVGNLGIGNGTMKNDIHWSQPGEKRMTGGTNWQPKAAPTTTWNPVSMPTSVMAFPATTPTGMMGFGMPPQMSSMGMMNPPTMMYNQPVMRPPNPFGPVSSAQMQFM, encoded by the exons ATGTCGGGGCAGAGCATTACGGACCGGATCACCGCAGCCCAGCACAGCGTGACGGGCTCCGCCGTGTCCAAAACAGTGTGCAAGGCCACCACGCACGAAATAATGGGCCCCAAAAAGAAACACTTGGACT aTTTAATCCACTGCACCAATGAGATGAACGTGAACATCCCCCAGCTGGCTGACTCACTGTTTGAGAGGACCACCAACACCAGCTGGGTGGTTGTGTTTAAGTCGCTCATCACCACACACCACCTCATGGTTTATGGCAACGAG CGTTTTGTCCAGTACCTGGCATCAAGGAATACACTATTCAACCTCAGTAATTTTTTGGACAAAAGTGGGTTACAAG GTTACGACATGTCTACATTTATCAGGAGGTATAGTCGATACCTGAATGAGAAAGCAGTGTCTTACAGACAGGTTGCCTTTGACTTTACGAAAGTTAAACGCGG AGTGGACGGTGTTATGAGGACCATGAATACAGAGAAGCTGCTCAAGACCATCCCCATTATTCAGAACCAGATGGACGCCCTCCTCGATTTCAAT GTCAATGCCAATGAACTGACTAATGGAGTCATCAATGCAGCCTTTATGCTTCTCTTCAAAGACTCCATCAGGCTCTTTGCTGCTTATAATGAAGGCATTATCAACCTGCTTG agaaatactTTGACATGAAGAAGACTCAGTGTAAAGAAGGTCTGGATATTTACAAGAAGTTTCTCACCCGAATGACCCGAATATCCGAGTTCCTCAAAGTAGCAGAG CAGGTGGGCATTGATCGAGGAGACATTCCAGACCTTTCACAG GCTCCCAGTAGCCTCCTCGAAGCTCTGGAGCAGCACTTGGCTTCTTTAGAGGGCAAGAAGGTCAAAGACTCCACCGCAGCCAGCAG GGCCAGTACTCTGTCAAATGCAGTCTCGTCGCTGGCCAGCACGGGGATGTCTTTCACTAAGGTGGATGAGCGGGAGAAGCAGGCAGCTCTCGAAGAGGAACAGGCTCGACTCAAAGCTCTGAag GAACAAAGGCTCAAAGAGCTCTCCAAGAGGCCCTCCTTTGCCACCACTGATACATCGCCTATCTCCACCACCGGGGGCACTATCAGCACAGCACCAGCCATCGACCTGTTCTCCACACCCAGCTGCTCAAATGG CGCAGTGAAGATGGAGAGTGACCTGTTTGACCTGCAATCAACTTTCCAGCCCTCCATAAAATCAGGCTCAGCGGGGCTTCCAGTGGCAACAGCGTGGGCAG ATCCTTTCACCTCTGCTGAAGCTGGAGATGATTCCATGCCAAACCTTAACCCTTTCCTCTCAAAACTTGTTGTCGATGCCACTCACTTACCTGTCATGTCGTCAGACGGTGTTAGCTTTTCCTCTAGGACATCTGGTCATGAAGTGTTTGGTG ACTCCTTCTGTGGTCCAGCGTCCGTTGCCCAGCATCTCCCACACCAGGCTCCCTTCCCCACTGAGCCCTCTACTGTAGCAGGTCTATTCAGAG GATACTCAACGCCCCAGGCCCCTCTGCAGCAGTCAGCGGGGGCACTCCAGGTGGACTTTGAGTCAGTTTTTGGAACCAAAGCCACAGGCAGCAACAGCCTCAACTCTGATG ATGTTAGCGGGGGCATCCTGAAGCCCACTCTTGCCGGCTCCAACATGCCATCCAGTCAGCAGCCGGAGAAGCTGGTGTCAGACGACCTTGACTCCTCCCTGGCCAACCTTGTAGGCA ATCTCGGCATCGGAAACGGCACGATGAAGAA TGACATCCACTGGAGCCAGCCGGGGGAGAAGAGGATGACTGGTGGCACCAACTGGCAGCCGAAGGCGGCGCCGACCACGACCTGGAACCCCGTCTCCATG CCAACATCGGTCATGGCCTTCCCTGCCACCACACCGACAGGCATGATGGGATTCGGCATG CCTCCACAAATGAGCTCGATGGGGATGATGAATCCGCCCACTATGATGTACAACCAGCCTGTGATGAGGCCACCCAACCCCTTTGGTCCTGTGTCTAGTGCTCAG